From Thermoleophilaceae bacterium, one genomic window encodes:
- a CDS encoding ABC transporter permease, which produces MIAQVQIQERSGEDASCIADNGFCPGWIGDNLDRYVDPFFEHVYLTVVSVVIGFAIAFALALLSYRRRWLIPPVTQITGILYTVPSLAAFFLLLPLTGRGKTTAIVALVAYSLLIIFRNVIAGLDNVPDDTKDAGRGMGLTDRQLLWRVELPLALPEIMAGLRIATTTTVGLATLAFFAGAGGLGGQIFADINFKSNVAVAGGAAVLLAFVLDGLILLAQRAATPWARARATT; this is translated from the coding sequence GTGATCGCACAGGTACAGATCCAGGAGCGGTCGGGCGAGGACGCGAGCTGCATCGCCGACAACGGCTTCTGCCCGGGCTGGATCGGAGACAACCTCGACCGCTACGTGGACCCGTTCTTCGAGCACGTATATCTGACCGTGGTCTCGGTCGTGATCGGGTTCGCCATCGCCTTCGCCCTCGCGCTGCTCTCCTACCGGCGGCGCTGGCTCATCCCGCCGGTCACGCAGATCACCGGGATCCTCTACACGGTCCCCAGCCTCGCGGCCTTCTTCCTCCTGCTCCCGCTCACCGGTCGTGGCAAGACCACGGCGATCGTCGCGCTGGTGGCCTACTCGCTGCTGATCATCTTCCGCAACGTCATAGCGGGGCTCGACAACGTCCCCGACGACACGAAGGACGCCGGGCGCGGGATGGGCCTCACGGACCGCCAGCTGCTGTGGCGCGTGGAGCTGCCGCTGGCGCTGCCGGAGATCATGGCCGGGCTGCGCATCGCCACCACCACGACGGTCGGTCTGGCCACGCTCGCGTTCTTCGCCGGGGCCGGCGGCCTCGGCGGGCAGATCTTCGCCGACATCAACTTCAAGTCGAACGTGGCCGTGGCCGGCGGGGCGGCGGTGCTGCTGGCCTTCGTGCTCGACGGCCTGATCCTGCTGGCGCAGCGCGCCGCCACGCCGTGGGCCCGGGCTAGGGCGACGACGTGA